One segment of Ricinus communis isolate WT05 ecotype wild-type chromosome 8, ASM1957865v1, whole genome shotgun sequence DNA contains the following:
- the LOC8259751 gene encoding pentatricopeptide repeat-containing protein At1g76280 isoform X4: MTLLIFLDTVQDHLIRCFWLQFAMETWRIMEEKEIGFNNISCLLMVRALCKGGYLEEAYNLINFIGEKHGMNPSLAVYNSFLGACSKMRNLILANKCLDLMAHRMSGKNEITYMQLLKLAVWQQNLSAVHEILKDYTKLYSPSILSLQNFIESFTRLGDLNSAYETLQHMVSLALRGNTSIGSTVEGWLYSSRLDIPIPSNVELGLQRFGLKEKNQQFVPLKADDATNSIEQSMISNLGKEAERAGVDETRSLATMKVLKSSFGDVIHACSQTRNARLAEQLMLQMQKLGVQPSSHTYDGYVRAVVYMCKGHMSKGMEVLKIMQQRDLKPYNSTLATLSVVCSKNLELDLAEALLDQLSNYQDPYPFNAFLRACNVTDRPERAIRIWAKMKQLYVQPDIRTYELLFSLFGNVNAPYEYGTMFSQVDCAKRINAIEMDMVKNGVRHNHLSMKNLLKALGAEGMIRELIHYLHKEEDLFCHNNIYFGTPICNTVLHSLVEAGESYLALQMFKNMKSSGFRLNAATYTMMIDWCSSIQCYKTACALVSMMLRDGFYPQTETYTALIKVLMEDGNFEAALNLLDQGSSEGIQPDVLLYNTIIRKAMLERRIDVIELIVEQMHRENIKPDSVTCNYVFSTYVECGFHNTAMEALQVLSLWMIEEEEDSLQQKRAELEEDFIYSEDQEAESRILEYFVGCRENIAVSLLNLRWCAILGYPISWSPNETLWARRLSTNYCTRKEELKGKRFTNIN; this comes from the exons ATGACTTTGTTGATATTCTTAGATACTGTGCAAGATCACCTGATCCGTTG TTTTTGGCTGCAGTTTGCCATGGAGACTTGGAGAATAATGGAGGAAAAAGAGATTGGCTTCAATAACATATCCTGCTTGCTTATGGTGCGAGCCCTTTGTAAAGGGGGTTATTTGGAGGAG GCATATAatctcattaattttattggagAAAAGCATGGCATGAATCCTAGTCTGGCTGTGTATAATAGTTTCTTGGGAGCTTGCTCAAAAATGCGCAACCTCATTCTTGCCAATAAATGTTTGGATCTGATGGCACACCGAATGTCTGGGAAGAATGAAATTACATACATGCAGCTTCTCAAG CTTGCAGTTTGGCAGCAAAACCTCTCTGCAGTCCATGAAATTTTGAAGGACTATACCAAATTGTATAGCCCAAGTATTTTGTCTTTGCAAAATTTTATTGAGTCCTTCACAAGGTTGGGAGATTTAAATTCTGCATATGAAACATTGCAACATATGGTGTCTTTAGCCCTTCGAGGAAACACTTCCATTGGTAGCACTGTTGAAGGATGGCTGTATTCTTCGAGATTGGACATTCCTATACCTTCTAATGTTGAATTAGGCTTGCAGAGATTTGGCTTGAAGGAGAAAAATCAACAGTTTGTTCCTCTAAAAGCAGATGATGCTACTAATAGTATAGAGCAGAGCATGATCTCTAACCTTGGAAAAGAAGCTGAGAGAGCTGGAGTGGATGAAACTAGAAGCCTTGCTACTATGAAGGTCCTGAAGTCATCTTTTGGTGATGTAATACATGCATGTTCACAAACTCGAAATGCCAGACTAGCGGAGCAGTTAATGCTGCAG ATGCAAAAGCTTGGGGTGCAGCCTTCAAGCCATACTTATGATGGTTATGTTAGAGCTGTTGTGTACATGTGTAAGGGACATATGAGTAAAGGCATGGAAGTg TTGAAGATAATGCAACAGAGAGATTTGAAACCATACAACTCAACCCTTGCAACTCTTTCAGTTGTTTGCAGCAAGAATTTAGAACTGGATTTGGCAGAGGCTTTACTTGATCAACTTTCAAATTATCAAGATCCATATCCATTTAATGCATTTCTAAGAGCATGTAATGTTACG GATCGACCAGAACGTGCTATTAGAATATGGGCTAAAATGAAACAATTATATGTCCAGCCAGATATCAGGACATATGAGCTGTTGTTTTCATTGTTTGGTAATGTCAATGCTCCATACGAATATGGCACTATGTTCTCTCAGGTAGATTGtgctaaaagaataaatgCTATTGAGATGGATATGGTGAAAAATGGGGTTCGGCACAATCATTTATCAATGAAGAACTTG CTGAAAGCTCTTGGAGCGGAAGGGATGATAAGAGAGCTCATACACTATTTGCACAAGGAAGAAGACCTTTTCTGtcacaataatatttattttggaacACCCATCTGCAATACAGTGTTGCATTCACTTGTTGAGGCTGGAGAA AGTTACTTGGCGCTTCAAATGTTCAAAAATATGAAATCAAGTGGTTTTAGGCTAAATGCTGCAACTTATACTATGATGATTGATTGGTGTAGCAGTATTCAATGTTATAAGACTGCTTGTGCACTAGTTTCCATGATGTTGCGTGATGGGTTTTATCCGCAGACAGAAACTTACACTGCTTTGATAAAG GTTTTGATGGAAGACGGAAATTTTGAGGCAGCCTTGAATCTTTTGGATCAAGGGAGCTCAGAAGGGATTCAACCTGATGTATTGTTGTACAATACTATTATTAGAAAAGCAATGCTCGAG AGAAGGATCGATGTTATTGAGCTTATTGTCGAGCAGATGCACCGAGAAAACATCAAACCAGATTCAGTGACTTGCAATTATGTGTTCTCTACATATGTGGAATGTGGTTTTCATAACACAGCTATGGAAGCTTTACAGGTTTTAAGCTTGTGGATGATTGAAGAGGAGGAGGATTCTCTTCAACAAAAAAGGGCAGAATTGGAGGAAGATTTCATTTATTCCGAAGATCAGGAAGCCGAGTCGCGAATACTCGAGTATTTTGTAGGGTGCAGGGAGAATATAGCAGTTAGCCTCTTGAATTTAAGATGGTGTGCCATTCTTGGGTACCCAATTTCTTGGTCTCCAAATGAAACCTTATGGGCAAGAAGACTTTCCACTAACTACTGTACCAGAAAGGAAGAATTGAAAGGCAAGAGATTTACAAACATAAACTGA